The Struthio camelus isolate bStrCam1 chromosome 5, bStrCam1.hap1, whole genome shotgun sequence genome has a segment encoding these proteins:
- the FANCF gene encoding Fanconi anemia group F protein, whose amino-acid sequence MEALLEQVAQLPGLLAVSRSALVRAWDAPTLARALEWARYFQHLHGRFRTRPRLRAALGRRLRQGQPRPLLGFRHLGGCPALLGLALLENRALPPAACRRLLQSLLHPEAAAEPPGLALLARRKAASRLLALPPPPAGPPAALGPQVRAEAQMLLARLQQEEEEEAEAAGGRAGEARERLRWVAGLLEQLPQPRALQVVAAALLQRQGGCEDWGGSSPEEGPRGRAGDGHVVGLLLSWLLASPERFSAFCLLLPGSLLASLTAHYSQLSTPYLDLLTGWGSRLLYDPLQGRWDNSCLDKAELSWEELRERFCCLCRGPAPLREQTQAALELLKAQDGDFQVCGLSVWTDLLMEVEKSLRKEVEH is encoded by the coding sequence aTGGAGGCGCTGCTGGAGCAGGTGGCGCAGCTGCCGGGGCTCCTGGCCGTGTCCCGCTCCGCGCTGGTGCGCGCCTGGGACGCGCCGACCCTCGCCAGGGCCCTGGAGTGGGCCCGCTACTTCCAGCACCTCCACGGCCGGTTCCGCACCCGGCCGCGGCTGCGGGCCGCTCTAGGGCGGcggctgcggcagggccagcCGCGGCCTCTGCTCGGCTTCCGCCACCTGGGTGGCTGCCCGGCGCTGCTGGGCCTGGCGCTGCTGGAGAACCGCGCtctgccgcccgccgcctgccgccgcctcctccagagcctgctgcaccccgaggccgccgccgagccccccggcctCGCGCTGCTCGCCCGGCGGAAGGCGGCCTCCCGCCTgctggcgctgccgccgcccccggccgggcccccggcggcgctggggccgcaGGTGCGGGCCGAGGCGCAAATGCTGCTGGCgcggctgcagcaggaggaggaggaggaggccgaggcggcgggcgggcgggcaggcgagGCCCGGGAGCGCCTGCGCTGGGTGGCCgggctcctggagcagctcccccagcccagggccctgcaggtggtggcggcggcgctgctgcagcGGCAGGGCGGCTGCGAGGACTGGGGCGGGAGTAGCCCTGAGGAAGGCCCGAGGGGCAGAGCGGGCGACGGGCACGTGGTTGGACTGCTGCTTTCCTGGCTGCTGGCGAGCCCGGAGCGATTTtctgccttctgcctcctgctcccaggctctcTTCTTGCCTCACTGACTGCTCACTATTCCCAGTTAAGCACCCCTTACTTGGACCTCTTAACTGGCTGGGGAAGCCGTTTGCTCTATGACCCCTTGCAGGGACGGTGGGATAACAGTTGTCTGGACAAGGCTGAGTTGtcctgggaggagctgagggAGCGTTTTTGCTGCCTCTGCCGGGGACCTGCGCCACTCAGGGAACAGACCCAAGCTGCTCTGGAGCTCCTGAAGGCACAGGATGGAGACTTTCAAGTCTGTGGCCTAAGTGTGTGGACTGACTTGCTGATGGAAGTAGAGAAATCCCTGAGGAAGGAAGTAGAGCACTAA